The Devosia sp. A16 genome includes a window with the following:
- a CDS encoding NADPH-dependent FMN reductase, with protein sequence MSKPKIAVIISSIRPTRFADKPAKWIADHVAARGDAEVEIVDLKDYPLPLFDAPASDFWMPTPNEVAAKWQAKLNEFDGYIVVTAEYNRSITGALKNAIDWAYKPFMKKAVAFVAYGSVGGARAVEHLRNIMVELQAVPVRHAVHIGGSDFLPIMMGQKSWDDTKGNFDPFVPEMLDNLLWWTNATRTARQADAAAASKAA encoded by the coding sequence ATGTCCAAACCCAAGATTGCCGTGATCATCAGCTCGATCCGTCCGACCCGCTTCGCCGACAAGCCGGCCAAGTGGATCGCCGACCACGTCGCCGCCCGTGGCGACGCCGAGGTCGAGATCGTCGACCTGAAGGATTATCCGCTTCCGCTGTTCGATGCGCCCGCGTCCGATTTCTGGATGCCGACCCCCAACGAGGTCGCGGCCAAGTGGCAGGCCAAGCTCAACGAGTTCGACGGCTACATCGTGGTCACCGCCGAGTATAACCGCTCGATCACCGGTGCGCTGAAGAACGCCATCGACTGGGCCTACAAGCCGTTCATGAAGAAGGCCGTCGCTTTCGTCGCCTATGGTTCGGTCGGCGGGGCCCGCGCCGTCGAGCACCTGCGCAACATCATGGTCGAACTGCAGGCCGTGCCGGTGCGCCATGCCGTCCATATCGGCGGCTCGGACTTCCTCCCCATCATGATGGGCCAGAAGAGCTGGGACGACACCAAGGGCAACTTCGACCCGTTCGTGCCCGAGATGCTCGACAACCTGCTGTGGTGGACCAATGCCACCCGCACGGCTCGCCAGGCCGACGCGGCAGCGGCTTCCAAGGCGGCCTAA
- a CDS encoding potassium transporter Kup, with the protein MTQTTPSGVTAGAGATDQAGHATNTNIPILILGALGVVFGDIGTSPLYAFREALHAAGGSPSENEVLGLLSLIVWALTIVVTVKYVVFVLRADNKGEGGTLSLMTLASNAFAKRPAWILGLGIVGGALFLGDAIITPAISVLSAVEGLEIVEPRLTPWVVPMTVVILIGLFMVQRFGTARVSTVFGPVMAAWFVILGVTGLLHIADAPQVLLALNPAHGIEFLYTHAGISIIVLGAVFLAVTGAEALYVDLGHFGRKPIIAAWLALVFPALLLNYFGQGAFVLSHPNEVTNPFFQMQPDWAKLPMVALATLATVIASQAVISGAYSLVRQAMHLNLLPRLEVRHTSEEVAGQIFMPQVNFLLLICVVLLVVGFRSSSALSAAYGIAVTGEMLVTAVLLFIVMWRLWKWNLVVAMVVIVPLLVIDLGFFIANAAKFSQGGWVPAVVAATIASMMTIWIWGRRRLAEKTRRDEVPLEFLVENLAKKKPTIVPGTAVFLTSDIEGAPTALLHSLKHYKVLHEHNVILTVITSDRPRVADEEKVRIDAYNDLFYRVVVTFGYIETPNIPKALALARKLGWKFDIMSTSFFLSRRSLKPSVKGGAPIFLDRIFIGLARNATDATEYFHIPTGRVVEIGTQVVI; encoded by the coding sequence ATGACGCAGACCACTCCGTCCGGCGTGACAGCCGGCGCTGGGGCGACCGATCAGGCCGGCCACGCCACGAACACCAATATCCCCATTCTCATCCTCGGCGCCCTGGGCGTCGTTTTCGGCGATATCGGCACCAGTCCGCTCTATGCGTTCCGCGAGGCGCTGCACGCTGCCGGCGGTTCGCCGTCGGAAAATGAAGTGCTGGGGCTGCTGTCGTTGATCGTGTGGGCGCTGACCATCGTGGTCACCGTCAAATACGTGGTGTTCGTGCTGCGCGCCGACAACAAGGGTGAAGGCGGCACGCTGTCGCTGATGACGCTCGCCAGCAACGCCTTCGCCAAGCGACCCGCCTGGATTCTGGGCCTCGGCATCGTCGGCGGCGCGCTGTTCCTCGGTGACGCCATCATCACGCCCGCCATCTCCGTGCTGTCGGCCGTCGAAGGCCTCGAGATCGTCGAGCCGCGGCTGACCCCGTGGGTCGTGCCGATGACGGTGGTGATCCTCATCGGGCTGTTCATGGTGCAGCGCTTCGGCACGGCGCGCGTCTCGACGGTGTTCGGGCCGGTGATGGCGGCCTGGTTCGTCATCCTCGGGGTCACCGGGCTCCTGCATATCGCCGATGCGCCGCAGGTGCTGCTGGCGCTGAACCCGGCGCACGGCATCGAGTTCCTCTACACCCATGCCGGCATCTCGATCATCGTGCTGGGGGCGGTGTTCCTCGCGGTGACGGGAGCCGAGGCGCTCTATGTCGACCTCGGGCATTTCGGTCGCAAGCCAATCATCGCCGCCTGGCTGGCGCTGGTGTTTCCGGCTCTGCTGCTCAACTATTTCGGGCAGGGGGCTTTCGTCCTCAGCCACCCCAACGAGGTGACCAACCCGTTCTTCCAGATGCAGCCCGACTGGGCCAAGCTGCCGATGGTGGCGCTGGCCACACTGGCGACCGTTATCGCCAGCCAGGCGGTGATCTCGGGCGCCTATTCGCTGGTGCGCCAGGCCATGCATCTCAACCTGCTGCCGCGGCTCGAAGTGCGCCACACCTCCGAAGAGGTGGCCGGCCAGATCTTCATGCCGCAGGTCAATTTCCTGTTGCTGATCTGCGTGGTGCTGCTGGTGGTCGGGTTCCGTTCGTCCAGCGCGCTGTCGGCGGCCTACGGTATCGCGGTCACCGGTGAGATGCTGGTGACGGCCGTTTTGCTGTTCATCGTCATGTGGCGGCTGTGGAAGTGGAACCTGGTCGTCGCCATGGTGGTGATCGTGCCGCTATTGGTCATCGACCTCGGCTTCTTCATCGCCAATGCGGCAAAGTTCTCGCAGGGCGGCTGGGTGCCGGCGGTGGTCGCCGCCACGATTGCTTCGATGATGACGATCTGGATCTGGGGACGTCGCCGGCTGGCGGAAAAGACCCGTCGCGACGAGGTGCCGCTCGAGTTCCTGGTCGAGAACCTCGCCAAGAAGAAGCCCACCATCGTGCCCGGCACGGCGGTGTTCCTCACCTCCGACATCGAGGGCGCCCCGACGGCGTTGCTGCACAGCCTCAAGCACTACAAGGTGCTGCACGAACACAATGTCATCCTGACCGTTATCACCTCGGACCGGCCGCGCGTCGCCGACGAAGAAAAGGTCAGGATCGACGCCTATAACGACCTGTTCTACCGGGTCGTGGTGACCTTCGGTTACATCGAGACGCCGAACATTCCCAAGGCGCTGGCGCTGGCCCGCAAGCTCGGCTGGAAGTTCGACATCATGTCGACCTCGTTCTTCCTGTCACGCCGGTCGCTGAAGCCGTCCGTGAAGGGCGGTGCGCCGATATTCCTCGACCGCATCTTCATCGGGCTGGCGCGCAATGCGACCGATGCGACGGAATACTTCCACATTCCGACCGGCCGCGTGGTTGAAATCGGCACGCAGGTGGTGATCTAG